The window AACAAAGGCAAAACCAAGACATTTTAAATAAGAAACTTTTTGACCAAGCGCACGTAAAATAGAAAAAGTATTCATCGCCTCACAGCCAACAAAAAGAAACATCATACATAATCCTAATATAATATAGAAAGGATTGACGTTTTTTACGATTTCAATCAGATTAGAAAGTGACTGATCTTTAAAAATAAAATAACTCGTGATAAGCATGAGGCAGGCCATAAAAAATAGACTTAGCCATTGTTTTGATTTGCTATTCATCGTTCGCTCCTTTTAAATGACTTAATGGATATTAATGATAAAATCATCGCTATGATTTTAAGATTTGAGTTTTCAACTCCTCATAAGTAGCTTTTTAAAAGTCGCTACTTATAAGACAGATGAAGCGTTCATGAAGCAGATAAGTGTTTACCATTTTTTTGAATATGAATTATATTATAACATATTACTGCTTCATTCGTAATGAAACTGATTCTTAATAAATGGTAAAGAAAAGGATACATCATCATATTCAAAAGGTTTGATCGAAGTTAAACTGTTTATCAGCAACACTAGACTCACTTCATTATAATGATTAAATCTTAAGATTCTTGTTCATCAAATCTTAAGATTTTCTTAAATTTTAAAGAAGCGTGTATCTAAATGATAAATGTTTAAAGTGAGTGAATATAAGATCATGATGAGATGTTATAGAAAAAGAAAATCATTCATTTAAAGATGATACAAAATTCATGTTATAAATGTAAAACAATTGATGATTGACTCATGTATTAGGTAAATAAGTCATATATTAATTATTAGTTGAAGGAGGGAAAGTATGGGATATATTGCAAGTCATTTAATGGATTTGATTGGGAACACACCGTTGTTGTCATTAAACAATTATAAAAGTAAGATAGGGTATGATGCTGAGATTATAGCTAAACTAGAATTTTTTAATCCAGCAGGTAGCGTTAAAGATCGAATTGCGTACGGCATGATTAAGGATGCAGAAAATAAAAATCTTTTAACAAAGGATTCGGTGATTGTTGAGGCAACGAGCGGAAATACTGGAATTGGGTTAGCCTTTATTGCTGCATCTAGCGGTTATAGATTGATTTTAGTGATGCCGGAGACGATGAGTGTTGAGCGTCGTAGCTTACTTCAAGCTTTAGGAGCAGAACTTGTTTTAACCGAAGGTGCTTTAGGAATGAAAGGTGCCATAGCCAAAGCAGAAGAGTTATGCAAAGAAAATGAAAATGCTGTTATGCTTAAACAATTTGATAATCCAGCTAATCCAACGATTCATCGATTAACAACAGCCGTTGAAATTTGGGATGATACAGATGGTCAAGTGGATATTTTTGTAGCAGGAATCGGAACAGGTGGAACGATTACAGGAGTGGGAGAAGTCTTAAAGGAATATAATCCAGACGTAAAAATCATAGCCGTTGAACCGGAAAATTCACCAATTTTATCAAAAGGTGTAGCGGGATCACATAAAATTCAAGGGATTGGAGCTGGATTTGTTCCAACTATTTTAAATCAAGAAATCATTGATGAAATTGTAACGGTATCGAATGAAGACGCGATTGAAACTTCACGTCAATTAGCACAAACCGAAGGTTTACTCGTTGGTGTTTCTTCAGGAGCTGCTGTTTATGCGGCTAGTATGCTCGCTAAACGTGAAGAAAATAAAGGAAAACGAATTGTTGTTATTTGCCCAGATACAGGTGAAAGATATTTATCAACAGGACTATACGGTGAATAAAGGATGAACTAACAGAGCGATAAAAATAGATGTTATAGGCTTAGGGAGTTTATATCATTAATGTTTATAAAACAAATTGATATGTTCTTTTTGTTAGGGGATAAATTTCTTTGATTCTGAGATAGAAAGCCAATTTGGACTTGTAGATAATATGTAGAATAAAAAAATGAGACTTTTTGTCTCATTTTTTTATTATTAAGGTAAGAGAGTTAGTGATTAGCAATAGTTTCAAATGGCTTCTTTGTTTATAAAATGTTAATGACACGATGATTAACAACAATTGCTTCTTGTTTAGGAAGTTTGATCGTTAAAGTATCGTTGTTTAAATGAGCTGTAATTTGATCAGCATCGACATCGTAAAGGTTAAAACTTTGTGAAAATGAATGAGCTTGATAAGATTGGCCAATCTCTTCATGAGTTTGAATGACTTGCTTTACTGTTAAAATTAAATGTTGATTTTCAACAGCAAGTTGAATGTGTTCACGTTTAAGATTTGGAAGTGTCAGTGTAAAGACATATTCGCTACCTTGATCGGTAAATGATGTATTATTCATCGGTAAAAGAGTAGATTGAAAGGTATTTACCATGAGGTTTTCCATCTGATTAAATAAGTTAAAAAAGTTAAAAGGTGTGACTGAATGAGGATCTTCTGGTATTAAATTAGACATATGATTCCTCCTTAGCTGAGATAAAAAGTATACAAAATATCATATGTCGTCTCTTAACGAGGGTACCCATTTTTGATAGATTGCACGAATAAAATCATTATGATAAACTGATAGCAAGAAGGTGGTCGTATGAATATAATTAAAATTGCAGATTTGGCAGGAGTTTCTAAATCAACCGTCTCTAGATACTTAAATAATGGTTATGTAAGTGAAGAAGCTCGTGAGAAAATAAAAAAAGTCATTGAAGAAACTGGATTTGTTCCAAAGCGTCAAGCTCAAGCCATGCGGCTACAAAAAACTAATTTAATTGGAGTGATTGTTCCTAAAATTAGTACGGAAACAGCTGCACGTGTCATTGAGGGAATTACTAATGAATTAAGCGAAGTAGGATATGAAGTCTTAATTGGGAATACTAACTTATCTATTGAAAAAGAAATGGATTATTTAAAGGTTTTTAAAAATCAAGTCGATGGAATTATCTTTATGGCAACTGAAGTGACGCCGAAACATTACGAATTATTTGATCAATTAAGCATTCCCATTGTTGTGATTGCTCAAAAAGTAAAACACTATCCTTGTATTATTCATGATGATTATCATGCCGCTAAGGATGCCATTCATTATTTAATTAATAAAGGTCATCAATCCATTGGATTTATTGGAGTAGGTGAGTACGATGAGGCAGTCGGAATTGATCGTAAAAAAGGTTATCTAGATGCTTTAAAGGAACATCAAATTCAGATAAAAGAAGAATACATTCAAATTGGTGACTTTAGTCATGAAAGTGCCTTTTGTTTAACTGAAAAGTTAATGAATTTACCACATCCTCCAACGGCTATCTTTGCAGTAACGGATAACTTAGCGATCGGATGTATGGAATATTTAAACGAAAATAACTATCAAATTCCTAAAGATGTAGCAGTCATGGGATTAGGTGATATTAAAATTTCAGCTTATATGTCGCCTCCGTTAACAACGATTCATTATCATTTTCAAACAATGGGAGCTAAAAGTGCTAAGTTATTAACCGAGATGATTAAGGCAGGAAAGTTAAGTTCTAAAAATTGTGAAAGCAATTTTATTTTTAACTATAGACTTATGGAACGGCGTAGTGTATAATAATCTTCGACAAGAAGGTTATTATTTTTTATGAATTGTGGGAACGTTCCCTCAAGATTCGACAAGCTGATCCTAAAAATTAGGAATTTTATTTTACCTTTAAAGAAAGCGCTCCTTTATTTTTTTCTTCTGTGTGGGAACGTTCTCGCATAAAGGTTTAATAGGTTTCTGATTATAGTTAAGCAAACATAGGAAATAATAACATTGTAAAATTTAATTATTATTTATATGATCCAACAAAGTTATATTGCCTTGTTAAAGAATCAATATAATAGAGGGTTGAAATAGAAAATAGGAGGATTAGATCTTATGGCAAATACGAACTATTCTGAAGTAGCTAAGGTTATTCTTGAAGCCATTGGTGGAAAAGATAATGTGGCTAGTGCTGCACACTGTGCGACACGTTTACGTTTAGTTTTAAACGATGAATCAAAAGTAAATAAAGCTGAAATTGAAAAAATGGACGTTGTTAAAGGTGTGTTCTCAACAGCGGGACAATTCCAAATTATCATTGGACAAGGAACTGTTAATCGCGTTTATGCTGAATTAGCTTCACTTGCTGGAATTCAAGAAATGAGTACAGCTGATGTTAAAGATGCAGCAATGGAAAAATTAAATCCATTCCAACGTTTCTGTCGTATGTTATCGAACATCTTCGTTCCAATTATTCCTGCTATCGTAGCTGCTGGTTTATTAATGGGAATTTTAGGAGTTGTTGATAAAATTGGATTAGGTCACTTAACAGGAGAATGGTGGTTCATGTTATTAGACATGTTCTCATCTGCAGCATTTAACTTCTTACCGATTTTAATTGCGATTTCGGCAGCAAAACAATTCAAATGTAATCCGTACTTAGCAGCAACAATCGGGGGAATCATGATTCACCCTGCTTTACAAAATGCTTGGACATCAGGAACAGGATATGAAACTGTTAATGTATTAGGATTAATTGATATGCCTTTACTTGGATATCAAGGAACAGTTTTACCTATCTTAATTGTCATCTTTGTTATGTCATACATTGAAAAGTACACACGTAAAGTGGTACCAAAAATGTTAGATATTTTATTAACACCTTTAATTACAGTATTATTAACAGGATTTTTAGCATTAGTTGTTATTGGTCCGATTGCAAACACAGTTGGTTCAGCTATTTCGACATTCTTTACTTATGCCTTAAATAACTTTGGTATTTTTGCAGGATTATTATTAGGTGGATCATATTCATCAATCGTTATTACAGGAATTCACCACAGCTTCCATGCGGTTGAATTAGAGTTAATTGGAAACACTGGATTTAACTCATTATTACCAATCTGGTCAATGGCAAATGTGGCACAAGGTGGAGCTGCTTTAGCTGTTTATTTCTTAACTAAAAATGCAAAAACAAAAGCCATTGCTTTACCATCTGCTATTAGCTGTTTATTTGGTGTGACTGAAGCAGCGATTTTCGGAGTTAATATGAAATATGGTCGTCCATTCATCGGAGCTGCTATTGGTGGGGCTTTAGGTGGAGCGTATATCGTATTCTCTAAAGTTGTCTTTACAGCAGTTGGAGTAACAGGACTTCCAGCCTTAGCAATCGCTAAAACAGGAACAACGATGAATTATTTAATCGCAATGGCAATTGCAGTTGTTGGAGCATTCATTGCTACATATATTCTTGGAATTAAAGAAGACTAATTAAATAAACATCAAAAATGAATAATGGATCGATCATCTTTCCGTTATTCATTTTTGCGTATTATAGAAAAAAGGAGAACGGTATCATGAAAAAAGTTATTTCAATTGGAGAAGCATTAATCGATTTCATTCCACAACAAAAGGGGATTGCTTTAAAAGACGTGGAGGGATTTTTACGTGTCCCAGGTGGAGCGCCTTTAAATGTAGCGGCAGCAGTTGCTAAACTAGGTGGAAAAGCACAAATGTTAACAAAGCTGGGGGTTGATGGATTTGGAGATGCTATCTTAGAAGAAGTGAAGCCACTAGGTGTTGATGTTTCGC of the Turicibacter sp. TJ11 genome contains:
- a CDS encoding LacI family DNA-binding transcriptional regulator — protein: MNIIKIADLAGVSKSTVSRYLNNGYVSEEAREKIKKVIEETGFVPKRQAQAMRLQKTNLIGVIVPKISTETAARVIEGITNELSEVGYEVLIGNTNLSIEKEMDYLKVFKNQVDGIIFMATEVTPKHYELFDQLSIPIVVIAQKVKHYPCIIHDDYHAAKDAIHYLINKGHQSIGFIGVGEYDEAVGIDRKKGYLDALKEHQIQIKEEYIQIGDFSHESAFCLTEKLMNLPHPPTAIFAVTDNLAIGCMEYLNENNYQIPKDVAVMGLGDIKISAYMSPPLTTIHYHFQTMGAKSAKLLTEMIKAGKLSSKNCESNFIFNYRLMERRSV
- the cysK gene encoding cysteine synthase A, with the translated sequence MGYIASHLMDLIGNTPLLSLNNYKSKIGYDAEIIAKLEFFNPAGSVKDRIAYGMIKDAENKNLLTKDSVIVEATSGNTGIGLAFIAASSGYRLILVMPETMSVERRSLLQALGAELVLTEGALGMKGAIAKAEELCKENENAVMLKQFDNPANPTIHRLTTAVEIWDDTDGQVDIFVAGIGTGGTITGVGEVLKEYNPDVKIIAVEPENSPILSKGVAGSHKIQGIGAGFVPTILNQEIIDEIVTVSNEDAIETSRQLAQTEGLLVGVSSGAAVYAASMLAKREENKGKRIVVICPDTGERYLSTGLYGE
- a CDS encoding Hsp20/alpha crystallin family protein; its protein translation is MSNLIPEDPHSVTPFNFFNLFNQMENLMVNTFQSTLLPMNNTSFTDQGSEYVFTLTLPNLKREHIQLAVENQHLILTVKQVIQTHEEIGQSYQAHSFSQSFNLYDVDADQITAHLNNDTLTIKLPKQEAIVVNHRVINIL
- a CDS encoding sucrose-specific PTS transporter subunit IIBC → MANTNYSEVAKVILEAIGGKDNVASAAHCATRLRLVLNDESKVNKAEIEKMDVVKGVFSTAGQFQIIIGQGTVNRVYAELASLAGIQEMSTADVKDAAMEKLNPFQRFCRMLSNIFVPIIPAIVAAGLLMGILGVVDKIGLGHLTGEWWFMLLDMFSSAAFNFLPILIAISAAKQFKCNPYLAATIGGIMIHPALQNAWTSGTGYETVNVLGLIDMPLLGYQGTVLPILIVIFVMSYIEKYTRKVVPKMLDILLTPLITVLLTGFLALVVIGPIANTVGSAISTFFTYALNNFGIFAGLLLGGSYSSIVITGIHHSFHAVELELIGNTGFNSLLPIWSMANVAQGGAALAVYFLTKNAKTKAIALPSAISCLFGVTEAAIFGVNMKYGRPFIGAAIGGALGGAYIVFSKVVFTAVGVTGLPALAIAKTGTTMNYLIAMAIAVVGAFIATYILGIKED